A genomic region of Jeotgalibaca ciconiae contains the following coding sequences:
- a CDS encoding MATE family efflux transporter, which yields MKKLKENKVLSLAIPATIENILQTLVGFIDTLMISRIGLLAVTAVGVANTILNVYLAVFIALGVGSSALIAQYLGANKEKESQKVTNQSVVLATGVGLVFSLGSLFLGEPLLATMGASAEVLTYSKQFFYIVGGSSVFISLMTVLGSILRATGDTKTPMKVTAVVNIGNIILDYILIFGLGPIPALGVVGTAIGTAISRLMGTILLLNRVQKSSSPIDFLTIFKKSNYQSLINLTIPATLERLVMRLGQVLYFGLIISIGAKTFAAHSIAGNIESFTYMPAYGLATAAATLVGNSIGAKDLPKANHYAYSSAKYGVIFMSFLGVILFFGSPLFATLFTDDTEAINQIVTALRIDSFAQPVLAISLITTGSLQGMGDTKSPLYSTAFGMWVIRVVGVIVLSKIFNLGIAGVWLSIAIDLSLRSLFLVYRFKNNIKTLDNKYQNL from the coding sequence ATGAAAAAATTAAAAGAAAATAAAGTCCTTTCTTTAGCAATTCCAGCCACGATTGAAAACATTTTACAGACACTCGTTGGTTTTATCGACACTCTGATGATTTCTAGAATTGGATTACTGGCCGTAACCGCTGTTGGAGTTGCCAACACTATACTAAATGTCTATTTAGCTGTTTTTATTGCCTTAGGGGTGGGTTCATCTGCTTTAATTGCTCAATATCTAGGAGCAAATAAAGAAAAAGAATCCCAAAAAGTCACCAACCAATCGGTTGTTTTAGCGACTGGTGTAGGCCTTGTTTTCTCTCTTGGCTCTCTTTTTCTTGGAGAACCTTTGTTAGCGACTATGGGTGCTTCAGCTGAAGTTTTAACGTATTCAAAACAATTCTTTTATATTGTCGGCGGAAGTTCAGTCTTTATCTCCCTCATGACTGTATTAGGTAGCATCTTGAGAGCAACTGGAGATACAAAAACACCCATGAAGGTAACAGCTGTCGTAAATATAGGAAATATAATATTAGACTATATTCTCATTTTCGGTTTAGGTCCTATTCCAGCATTAGGTGTGGTTGGAACAGCAATTGGTACTGCGATTTCACGATTAATGGGTACAATTTTGTTGTTAAATAGGGTTCAAAAATCTAGCAGTCCTATAGATTTCTTAACTATATTTAAAAAATCGAATTATCAGTCATTAATTAACCTTACTATTCCAGCTACTCTAGAACGCCTAGTTATGCGCTTAGGTCAAGTTCTTTATTTTGGTTTAATTATAAGTATTGGCGCAAAAACTTTTGCTGCTCATTCGATAGCTGGAAATATTGAGAGCTTCACTTATATGCCTGCATATGGGTTAGCTACAGCAGCAGCTACTTTGGTTGGAAATAGCATTGGGGCAAAGGACTTACCGAAAGCTAACCATTACGCTTATTCATCTGCTAAATACGGAGTGATATTTATGTCCTTTTTAGGCGTCATTTTATTTTTCGGTTCACCATTATTCGCCACACTATTTACCGATGATACAGAAGCAATTAATCAGATAGTAACAGCTCTTAGAATCGATTCATTCGCACAGCCTGTTTTAGCTATCAGTTTGATTACCACTGGTTCATTGCAAGGTATGGGGGATACCAAATCACCTTTGTACAGCACGGCATTTGGCATGTGGGTTATTCGAGTGGTTGGAGTCATTGTATTATCAAAAATATTTAATCTAGGTATAGCCGGTGTGTGGTTGTCAATCGCTATAGACTTATCTTTACGTTCTCTATTTTTAGTCTATAGATTCAAAAATAATATTAAGACCTTAGA
- a CDS encoding metal-sensitive transcriptional regulator, with amino-acid sequence MTHHPDHSKVSIIKRLNRIEGQIGGIKNMIIDERPYDEVIVQLNSSRSALQKISQILLEAHADHTFRDAIASGQTEKELESLRRAIKQYSKMI; translated from the coding sequence ATGACACATCATCCAGATCACAGCAAAGTGAGTATAATTAAACGCCTGAATCGTATTGAAGGTCAAATTGGCGGGATAAAAAACATGATTATTGACGAGCGGCCTTATGACGAGGTGATTGTTCAGTTGAACTCTTCACGATCTGCATTACAAAAGATTAGTCAGATTTTATTGGAAGCTCATGCCGACCATACCTTTAGGGACGCTATTGCGAGCGGTCAAACTGAAAAAGAACTAGAGAGTTTACGTCGTGCTATTAAACAATACAGTAAGATGATTTAG
- a CDS encoding IS256 family transposase has translation MNDFTTEILKTLANKGDLNELFRVHLEKAVNTLLKTELTAFLDYEKYDRIGFNTRNSRNGSYDRTVKTEYGELHLQIPRDRNGEFKQQTVPAYRRTNDTLEETVIHLFRKGITMSEIADLIEKMYGHHYTPQTMSNMTKSFTEEVTSFKERELHDRYSAIYMDATYIPLKRKTVAKEAIHIAVGIRPDGSKEVLSYAIAPTESITIWEEILIDLQERGVKNVLLFITDGLKGMAGAVQRFYPKARFQHCCVHVSRNISHKVRVDDRKEVCDDFKMVYQASSKKAALEARGAFAEKWKTSYPKMVESILSNDYLLTFYDFPLAIRKTIYSTNLIESFNKQIKKYSHRKEQFQNEESMERFLVSSFDTYNQKFLGRSHKGFQQAEGELEQMLSQPMEN, from the coding sequence ATGAACGATTTTACTACAGAAATTCTAAAGACTCTAGCAAACAAAGGCGATTTGAATGAATTATTCCGTGTCCATTTGGAGAAAGCAGTCAATACGCTTCTCAAAACGGAGTTAACAGCTTTCCTCGATTACGAAAAGTATGATCGCATTGGTTTTAACACGAGGAATTCTCGTAACGGCTCCTATGACCGTACGGTCAAGACCGAGTACGGGGAACTTCATCTCCAGATTCCGCGCGACCGCAACGGCGAGTTCAAGCAACAGACTGTTCCTGCTTATAGACGGACGAATGATACCTTAGAGGAGACCGTCATTCACCTCTTCCGAAAAGGTATTACCATGTCGGAAATCGCAGACTTGATTGAGAAAATGTATGGGCATCACTACACGCCCCAAACCATGTCCAATATGACTAAATCATTTACGGAAGAAGTCACTTCATTTAAGGAACGTGAGCTTCATGACCGTTATTCCGCTATTTATATGGACGCAACCTATATCCCTTTAAAGCGGAAAACCGTTGCCAAGGAAGCCATTCATATCGCAGTAGGCATTCGCCCGGACGGTTCAAAGGAAGTGTTGAGCTATGCGATTGCACCAACTGAATCTATCACGATTTGGGAAGAGATTTTAATAGACCTCCAGGAACGTGGCGTGAAAAACGTCCTCCTTTTCATCACGGATGGCTTAAAGGGGATGGCAGGGGCCGTGCAGCGGTTCTACCCCAAAGCCCGTTTTCAACATTGCTGTGTGCACGTTTCCCGTAATATCAGTCACAAAGTGCGTGTCGATGATCGTAAGGAAGTCTGTGATGATTTTAAAATGGTGTATCAAGCGTCATCTAAAAAGGCGGCATTGGAAGCACGTGGTGCTTTTGCGGAAAAATGGAAAACCAGCTATCCAAAAATGGTGGAATCGATCCTTTCGAACGATTACCTGCTCACTTTCTATGATTTCCCATTAGCCATACGCAAGACTATTTACTCTACGAACTTGATTGAATCCTTTAATAAGCAAATCAAGAAATACAGCCACCGCAAGGAACAGTTCCAAAATGAAGAGTCGATGGAACGTTTCTTAGTCTCGTCTTTTGATACTTACAACCAAAAATTCCTAGGTCGCAGTCATAAAGGTTTCCAACAGGCCGAAGGCGAGCTCGAACAAATGCTGAGTCAACCGATGGAGAATTAG
- the tsaB gene encoding tRNA (adenosine(37)-N6)-threonylcarbamoyltransferase complex dimerization subunit type 1 TsaB: protein MKILAIESSNQTMSVATMEDGLVVAEYTRNGNLQHSTQLMPAIEYVLKSSDWEPKDLDKVAVSKGPGSYTGVRIGATIAKTLAWTLNKPLVAVSSLKVLAANSMFFEGLIIPLMDARRGNLYTAGYKVINGILEEVLAETHVASTEWFDRIDQETHSILFIGQDIPKYEEQIRERFGNRARFAHKNEWLPRAGILASLAKDELEEDVHTFIPEYLKKPEAEENWQKTHQEPRKGEYVERID, encoded by the coding sequence TTGAAAATACTAGCTATTGAATCATCAAATCAAACAATGAGCGTTGCAACTATGGAAGATGGATTAGTTGTAGCTGAATATACTAGAAACGGTAATCTTCAACATAGTACCCAATTAATGCCTGCTATTGAGTATGTTTTAAAAAGCTCTGATTGGGAACCAAAAGATTTAGACAAAGTAGCAGTCTCAAAAGGACCAGGTTCTTACACAGGAGTTCGGATTGGTGCAACAATTGCGAAAACGTTAGCGTGGACTCTCAATAAACCACTCGTAGCTGTTTCGAGTCTGAAAGTTCTCGCAGCAAATAGCATGTTTTTTGAGGGATTGATTATCCCCTTAATGGATGCACGACGAGGTAATCTATATACAGCAGGTTACAAAGTAATAAATGGCATACTGGAAGAAGTGTTAGCAGAAACACATGTAGCAAGTACAGAATGGTTTGACCGGATTGATCAAGAAACACATTCAATTTTATTTATTGGTCAGGACATCCCAAAATACGAAGAACAAATAAGGGAACGTTTTGGTAATCGAGCACGGTTTGCTCATAAGAACGAATGGTTACCAAGAGCAGGAATATTAGCCAGTTTAGCAAAAGATGAGCTGGAAGAAGACGTTCATACTTTTATCCCAGAATATTTAAAGAAACCAGAAGCTGAAGAAAACTGGCAAAAAACTCATCAAGAACCACGAAAGGGTGAGTACGTTGAAAGAATTGATTAA
- the rimI gene encoding ribosomal protein S18-alanine N-acetyltransferase → MKELINQFQSFVETIQNEIVHPQKSLYLSSRVDYLPETFIVNDGTKVHLEIGERRHIADVLYIEKLGYNGQTPWGYTALESDIVRNTKSLYLVVYHNLEPIAFIGVRLENSDIHVTNIAVVPEWQQQGIGQKLFDLLSEVAKEEQVSTLSLEVRISNKKAQNLYKKLGFVALRIKKNYYHGDGEDAVDMSLTLEKSDEKHLGK, encoded by the coding sequence TTGAAAGAATTGATTAATCAATTCCAAAGTTTCGTTGAAACCATTCAAAATGAAATCGTACATCCACAAAAAAGCCTATATCTTTCTAGCCGGGTTGATTATCTGCCAGAGACGTTTATAGTAAATGATGGTACAAAAGTACATCTAGAAATTGGCGAGAGGCGTCATATTGCAGATGTTTTGTATATTGAAAAGCTTGGCTATAATGGTCAAACGCCTTGGGGATATACGGCATTGGAAAGTGATATTGTTCGAAATACAAAGTCACTCTATTTAGTTGTCTACCACAATTTAGAACCAATTGCTTTTATAGGCGTTCGTTTGGAAAATTCCGATATTCATGTGACAAATATTGCAGTTGTTCCTGAATGGCAACAACAAGGAATTGGACAGAAATTATTTGATTTATTAAGCGAAGTTGCAAAAGAGGAACAAGTATCCACATTGAGTTTAGAAGTTCGTATTTCAAATAAAAAAGCCCAGAATCTCTATAAAAAGCTTGGTTTTGTTGCTTTACGTATAAAAAAGAATTATTATCACGGAGATGGAGAAGATGCAGTTGATATGTCTTTGACTCTGGAAAAAAGTGACGAGAAGCATTTGGGGAAATAA
- the rimI gene encoding ribosomal protein S18-alanine N-acetyltransferase translates to MNDGEKIVLLDGKDPRTAEVLYRITFEANQGQTTWKVSSFQMELSEKNNLYLGYQIDEQLVGYIGCQIVLDEMSINNFAVLPNYKKRGIGTALLEQLVAICEQKSVCNFYLEVRVSNLAAISLYKRAGFKQIALRKDYYQKPKEDAYILQLEKSQ, encoded by the coding sequence ATGAACGATGGGGAAAAGATAGTCCTTTTGGATGGAAAAGATCCCAGAACAGCGGAAGTCTTATATAGAATAACCTTTGAAGCAAATCAAGGACAGACAACTTGGAAAGTATCCTCCTTTCAAATGGAACTTTCTGAGAAAAACAATTTATATTTGGGATATCAAATTGACGAACAGTTAGTAGGCTATATAGGCTGCCAAATCGTTCTAGACGAGATGTCGATTAACAATTTTGCTGTATTGCCGAATTATAAAAAAAGAGGAATCGGTACAGCTTTGTTAGAACAGCTCGTAGCGATTTGTGAACAAAAAAGTGTGTGTAACTTTTATCTGGAAGTGCGCGTTTCAAACCTTGCAGCTATTTCATTATATAAAAGAGCAGGTTTTAAACAAATTGCGCTTCGGAAAGATTACTATCAAAAACCAAAAGAGGATGCCTATATTCTTCAATTAGAAAAAAGTCAGTAG